A region of Lycium barbarum isolate Lr01 chromosome 3, ASM1917538v2, whole genome shotgun sequence DNA encodes the following proteins:
- the LOC132632975 gene encoding F-box protein At5g49610-like has product MWSNLQFDLLSNIFSYLSPDSLARAKSTCKSWHICVNNSASWAMLPRRMIHPPWFIALPTRNHGHFIYAHNPSNNSWHLLPLDFIPNPIRPIGAINGLILLRETTTTTLQLAICNPFTRQFRHLPKLNVSRTNPAVGVIELNSANFKVYVAGGLREARSVEGGASASYEPTLEVYDSIYDSWKTIESMPMEFVVRLTVWTSNESAYCDGVLYWISSARDYTVIVFEIGKKNWRELSVPMADRLEFAGLVPRNGKLNLVGGTSDAGACIWELSEGNNWRMIEKVPQELGARLLGGKGRWGSINTKCVCIAGAMCLYRDLGSRMVVWRECARNSKWEWHWIEGCDTIKGMKSQTFPIKGLLLHPCLASSSFLNK; this is encoded by the coding sequence ATGTGGAGCAACCTTCAATTTGATCTCCTATCCAACATTTTCTCTTATCTTTCCCCTGATTCCTTAGCCAGGGCCAAATCTACCTGCAAGAGTTGGCATATATGTGTCAACAATTCAGCTTCGTGGGCAATGCTGCCACGACGGATGATTCATCCGCCGTGGTTCATAGCGTTGCCCACGCGCAACCACGGACATTTTATTTATGCTCACAACCCAAGTAACAATTCCTGGCATCTACTGCCTCTTGATTTCATTCCTAACCCAATTCGCCCAATTGGTGCAATTAATGGCCTGATACTACTTAGAGAAACCACAACTACTACTCTTCAATTAGCCATATGCAATCCCTTCACCAGACAATTCAGGCACCTCCCAAAGCTAAATGTCTCAAGGACTAATCCAGCTGTTGGAGTAATAGAATTAAATTCAGCTAATTTCAAGGTCTACGTGGCTGGAGGATTGAGAGAGGCGAGGAGCGTAGAAGGAGGTGCCTCTGCCTCGTATGAACCCACCTTAGAAGTATATGATTCTATTTATGATAGCTGGAAAACGATTGAATCAATGCCGATGGAATTTGTTGTAAGGCTAACAGTTTGGACATCAAACGAGAGCGCTTACTGCGACGGTGTCCTGTATTGGATCAGCTCTGCTCGGGATTATACGGTAATAGTATTCGAAATTGGGAAGAAAAATTGGAGAGAATTAAGTGTGCCAATGGCTGACAGGCTTGAATTTGCAGGATTGGTGCCAAGAAATGGAAAATTGAATCTTGTTGGTGGAACTAGTGATGCAGGGGCATGTATATGGGAGCTTAGTGAAGGTAATAATTGGAGAATGATTGAGAAGGTACCACAAGAATTAGGGGCAAGATTGTTAGGAGGTAAAGGGAGATGGGGTAGTATTAATACAAAATGTGTATGTATTGCTGGGGCTATGTGTTTATACAGAGATCTTGGATCAAGAATGGTAGTATGGAGAGAATGTGCAAGAAATAGTAAGTGGGAATGGCATTGGATTGAAGGGTGTGATACAATTAAAGGGATGAAATCGCAAACTTTCCCCATTAAAGGACTGTTGTTACATCCCTGTCTTGCATCTTCCAGTTTCCTGAACAAATGA
- the LOC132632976 gene encoding MAPK kinase substrate protein At1g80180, producing the protein MAGLQRSTTSFRRQGSSGLIWDDKLLTASGELVQPNNPRGENTKTDREEEGSKPKMEVSVPSKTGGSIERSRSNRGFRTGKVSPAIEPPSPKVSACGFCSAFGKNNEKSNRRPKSGKRKM; encoded by the coding sequence ATGGCCGGTTTACAGAGATCTACCACATCGTTCCGTAGACAAGGCTCATCAGGACTAATATGGGACGACAAATTATTGACAGCTTCAGGTGAATTGGTTCAACCGAACAATCCAAGAGGAGAAAATACTAAAACTGACAGAGAAGAAGAAGGTTCAAAGCCTAAAATGGAGGTGTCGGTGCCATCAAAAACAGGTGGATCCATTGAGAGAAGCCGGTCCAACCGCGGTTTCCGAACCGGTAAGGTGTCTCCAGCAATTGAACCACCATCTCCTAAAGTATCAGCATGTGGATTCTGTAGCGCTTTTGGAAAGAACAATGAAAAATCTAACCGTAGACCTAAATCCGGTAAACGCAAGATGTAA
- the LOC132632978 gene encoding probable polygalacturonase At1g80170 isoform X2, translating to MGKMGSSSISCFNFSSYFTSITLFASLYSIYFVLISANVSGFESLIQLPTSVSLRNTTHKSQTPFCVNDFGAIGDGITDDTNSFKDAWHMACNSPSQAKIVIPGGYSFLVRPINFAGPCRSKVTLRIEGTILAPKDPAVWDGLNPRKWIYFVKVKHLTIEGGGIINGMGQEWWAKSCKVNRTNPCHHAPTALTFHRCNNLKVRKIKIFNSQQMHLAFTDCKHVSVSHLVVLAPADSPNTDAIHISSSTQVNIKDCTIGTGDDCISIVGNSSRIKVKNVVCGPGHGISIGSLGKSNSRSQVYNVHVNGASISNTENGVRIKTWQGGSGFVRKVTFENIWMENVSNPIIIDQYYCDSTKPCSNKELQLQKRQ from the exons ATGGGGAAGATGGGATCTTCCTCAATATCTTGCTTTAATTTCTCTTCTTATTTCACCTCTATTACTCTGTTTGCATCACTCTACAGTATCTATTTCGTCTTGATTTCTGCAAATGTTAGTGGGTTTGAGTCACTGATACAGCTCCCAACGTCTGTGTCTTTGAGGAACACTACCCACAAATCGCAAACCCCTTTTTGTGTCAACGATTTTGGAGCCATTGGAGATGGCATCACCGACGATACTAAT TCTTTTAAAGATGCTTGGCATATGGCCTGCAATTCACCATCACAAGCGAAGATTGTTATCCCTGGTGGATATTCTTTCTTAGTTCGACCAATTAATTTTGCTGGTCCTTGCCGGTCAAAGGTGACTTTAAGG ATTGAAGGTACTATTTTAGCACCAAAGGATCCCGCAGTCTGGGATGGCTTGAATCCACGAAAATGGATCTATTTCGTTAAAGTGAAACACCTAACAATAGAAGGAGGAGGAATTATAAATGGTATGGGCCAGGAGTGGTGGGCTAAGTCATGCAAGGTCAACAGAACAAAT CCGTGTCATCATGCTCCAACG GCTTTAACTTTCCACAGATGCAATAACTTGAAAGTCAGGAAAATAAAGATCTTTAATAGTCAACAAATGCATTTAGCATTTACTGATTGCAAACATGTTTCAGTATCGCATCTTGTAGTCTTAGCCCCAGCTGATAGTCCTAACACCGATGCAATCCACATAAGTTCATCTACACAGGTCAATATCAAGGATTGCACTATTGGCACAG GAGATGACTGCATATCTATTGTCGGCAATTCATCACGGATCAAAGTCAAAAATGTTGTGTGTGGACCAGGTCATGGTATAAG CATTGGAAGCTTGGGCAAGTCAAATTCACGGTCTCAGGTTTACAATGTTCATGTTAATGGAGCATCTATTTCCAACACAGAGAACGGGGTTAGAATAAAGACTTGGCAG GGGGGTTCTGGATTTGTCAGAAAGGTTACTTTTGAGAATATTTGGATGGAAAATGTCTCAAATCCTATCATAATAGACCAATATTATTGTGATTCTACGAAACCCTGTTCAAACAAG GAACTTCAGCTACAGAAAAGGCAATAA
- the LOC132632978 gene encoding probable polygalacturonase At1g80170 isoform X1, producing MGKMGSSSISCFNFSSYFTSITLFASLYSIYFVLISANVSGFESLIQLPTSVSLRNTTHKSQTPFCVNDFGAIGDGITDDTNSFKDAWHMACNSPSQAKIVIPGGYSFLVRPINFAGPCRSKVTLRIEGTILAPKDPAVWDGLNPRKWIYFVKVKHLTIEGGGIINGMGQEWWAKSCKVNRTNPCHHAPTALTFHRCNNLKVRKIKIFNSQQMHLAFTDCKHVSVSHLVVLAPADSPNTDAIHISSSTQVNIKDCTIGTGDDCISIVGNSSRIKVKNVVCGPGHGISIGSLGKSNSRSQVYNVHVNGASISNTENGVRIKTWQGGSGFVRKVTFENIWMENVSNPIIIDQYYCDSTKPCSNKTSNIRIDNISFVGIKGTSATEKAITIACSDSCPCRKLYLEDIQLTSLSGDPTTSFCWQAYGSTSGLNYPPPCFPCNDSILQPTVLSNRSQSF from the exons ATGGGGAAGATGGGATCTTCCTCAATATCTTGCTTTAATTTCTCTTCTTATTTCACCTCTATTACTCTGTTTGCATCACTCTACAGTATCTATTTCGTCTTGATTTCTGCAAATGTTAGTGGGTTTGAGTCACTGATACAGCTCCCAACGTCTGTGTCTTTGAGGAACACTACCCACAAATCGCAAACCCCTTTTTGTGTCAACGATTTTGGAGCCATTGGAGATGGCATCACCGACGATACTAAT TCTTTTAAAGATGCTTGGCATATGGCCTGCAATTCACCATCACAAGCGAAGATTGTTATCCCTGGTGGATATTCTTTCTTAGTTCGACCAATTAATTTTGCTGGTCCTTGCCGGTCAAAGGTGACTTTAAGG ATTGAAGGTACTATTTTAGCACCAAAGGATCCCGCAGTCTGGGATGGCTTGAATCCACGAAAATGGATCTATTTCGTTAAAGTGAAACACCTAACAATAGAAGGAGGAGGAATTATAAATGGTATGGGCCAGGAGTGGTGGGCTAAGTCATGCAAGGTCAACAGAACAAAT CCGTGTCATCATGCTCCAACG GCTTTAACTTTCCACAGATGCAATAACTTGAAAGTCAGGAAAATAAAGATCTTTAATAGTCAACAAATGCATTTAGCATTTACTGATTGCAAACATGTTTCAGTATCGCATCTTGTAGTCTTAGCCCCAGCTGATAGTCCTAACACCGATGCAATCCACATAAGTTCATCTACACAGGTCAATATCAAGGATTGCACTATTGGCACAG GAGATGACTGCATATCTATTGTCGGCAATTCATCACGGATCAAAGTCAAAAATGTTGTGTGTGGACCAGGTCATGGTATAAG CATTGGAAGCTTGGGCAAGTCAAATTCACGGTCTCAGGTTTACAATGTTCATGTTAATGGAGCATCTATTTCCAACACAGAGAACGGGGTTAGAATAAAGACTTGGCAG GGGGGTTCTGGATTTGTCAGAAAGGTTACTTTTGAGAATATTTGGATGGAAAATGTCTCAAATCCTATCATAATAGACCAATATTATTGTGATTCTACGAAACCCTGTTCAAACAAG ACTTCAAATATTCGCATTGACAACATATCCTTTGTGGGTATTAAAGGAACTTCAGCTACAGAAAAGGCAATAACAATTGCCTGCAGCGATAGCTGTCCCTGTAGAAAGTTGTACTTGGAGGATATTCAACTTACTTCATTGTCTGGGGATCCAACAACATCTTTTTGCTGGCAGGCATATGGCTCAACCTCAGGTTTAAATTATCCCCCTCCTTGCTTTCCCTGTAATGACAGCATTCTTCAGCCAACAGTTTTATCCAACCGGAGTCAATCATTTTGA
- the LOC132634294 gene encoding pathogen-associated molecular patterns-induced protein A70, whose protein sequence is MSSSLKPYYHTTKVEEADKKSERPMEYFTRENNIKRPSSVVKRSSESPNSTAMNKPPVSENKAAPPKKLERKQSEDINESAENFINKFKQQLLLQRLESIENYEEMLKRGT, encoded by the coding sequence ATGAGTAGCTCCCTGAAGCCTTACTACCACACAACCAAAGTGGAAGAAGCTGATAAAAAATCAGAAAGGCCAATGGAGTATTTTACCAGAGAGAATAATATTAAGAGACCTAGTTCAGTAGTGAAGAGATCGTCAGAATCACCTAATTCTACGGCTATGAATAAGCCTCCAGTGTCGGAGAATAAGGCGGCGCCACCAAAGAAGCTGGAAAGGAAGCAATCAGAAGACATAAATGAAAGTGCGGAGAATTTCATAAATAAGTTTAAGCAACAGCTGCTTCTACAGAGGCTTGAGTCCATTGAGAACTATGAAGAAATGCTTAAGAGAGGAACATAG
- the LOC132632979 gene encoding glyoxylase I 4-like gives MKGNTGNPLALTSLNHISLVCRSVEKSIEFYKNVLGFVPVRRPGSFNFNGAWLFSYGIGIHLLQSEDPEKMPMKTEINPKDNHISFQCESIDAVEKKLTEMGIKYVRHLVEEGGIYVDQLFFHDPDGFMVEICNCDNLPVIPLAGEMARSCSRANLQLLQPQQAQQQSIAKVPVVKP, from the exons ATGAAGGGGAACACTGGAAATCCATTGGCCTTGACATCCCTGAATCACATCTCCCTAGTTTGCAGATCAGTTGAAAAATCCATTGAATTCTACAAGAATGTTCTTGGTTTTGTGCCTGTTAGGAGGCCTGGATCATTCAATTTTAATGGCGCTTG GCTGTTTAGTTACGGAATTGGGATTCATTTACTTCAATCGGAAGATCCTGAGAAAATGCCAATGAAAACTGAAATCAATCCCAAAGATAACCATATCTCTTTCCAG TGTGAGAGCATAGATGCAGTGGAGAAGAAGCTGACAGAAATGGGAATAAAATACGTGAGGCATCTGGTGGAAGAAGGAGGTATATACGTTGATCAGTTATTTTTCCATGATCCAGATGGCTTCATGGTTGAGATTTGCAACTGCGACAACTTGCCAGTGATTCCCTTGGCTGGCGAAATGGCTCGTTCTTGTTCAAGGGCAAATCTTCAGTTGCTTCAACCTCAACAAGCACAGCAGCAATCCATAGCAAAAGTTCCAGTGGTCAAGCCTTAA